GCCGATCCGAGTTTCAAGTGATGCCTTGTCTTGTTTAAGGGTTTTCCGGAGTTCGCCACAACGTTTCGCGAGGGTCTCCACATGAGGCGGTCTATCCTGCTTCTGGGCGTGGATTTTCTCAACAAGAGCAGCCTTGGATTTATGGTCAATTCCACAAGTCGGACAAATGCCGTTCTCCACATGAGCTTCGATCTTATCTAGGAGCCGAGTCAGTTCGAGTTGGTTCGCCGTATGGTTTCCATACTCCTTTTCACAGACCGATAGCTCCTTCTCCCTCGCTGCAATCCCAGTCTTGAGGTCATCAATAGCAGCGTTGGCTGTCTGTAAGGCTAATCGTGCACTATCAATAGCTTGCTGAAGTTTTATAATGCTCGTACGATTCTTCTCCCAAGATGGAAGACCATCTTTGATGGAGGACAACGCCTGGATCTGCTTTGATTTGGCGTGAACCGCCTCGCGGAGCTCAGCAGCACGATAGCGGAGAGTCTCCGCCACCGGCAGCAACGGCTGAAGCTCAGCAGTGGTCGCATCTGCTTCGCCCGCTACACGATTTAACTCCAACTGCCACTGCTGAAGAGAGCTTTTGGTCTTCTTAAAGACCTCTTGGAGACCACCCAGCTCGGCCAGGGCACGCAGTCTCAATTTTACCAGCGCGAGTGTACTTCGTTCCTGCTCAAGACTGCCTGTGAGCTTTTTCCTCGCTTCTTGCTGTTGCCTATACCCAACAGTCTTCTCCTTGAGGACCACATCAAGCTGTAAGAGTTCATCTGTGATGTGCTTTAGCGCAGACCTGTTCTCGGCGAACTGGGCGAAACCGGACTCTGTGCTTTGGAGTTGGCGGAGTCTATCTTGGGCATCCTTGAGCGCCGATTCAGCCATGGCACGCCATTCGCGAGCGGACGCCTGGTTAGGTTCGATATCGGCAATTGTCACACTGGTATGCACCTGGAGATCCTTGACCAATCTCGCTGCCATGTCTCTCAGTTGTTTGCCGGCCTCCACGGCATCTTGTGGTTCCGGCAACGCCATAATCTGAGATTGCACTTCATTCGCACGGACATTGAGAACGCTTGCCTGCTGTTTGTTTTCCGACAGCTGCTTATCGAGTTGGGCCAGGATTGCCGCAGCCTTGGCCAACCCTGACGCATAGTCATCAAGAGCCAGCATCCGATGCACAAGATCGGAAGAGAGCGTGGAGTCCTGCTCGAACTCCACGAGAAGTTCTGGGTCAGATTGACCGAATAGGTGGGTCGCACGGAAAAGGCGCTCAAGATTCTCAATGCGCGCTTTCTTCGGCTCCCAATGAGAAGAGGTAAGAAACTGCAAGGCGCTTGCCCGGTCATACTTATCAGTACCGATCAATGCAGTACCCCAATCGGCGACGCTACGTCGCACTGAGCAAACCGTATCCCCCTGGCTGACCTGCATAGACACGGAACCCTTCGCTGACCGATGAGCCCAGATGGCGCGCAAGATCCATGAAGTCATTCTGACTGATACGGCGGCGACAGAGACGTCCAATTCGCCCCGTACAAACGTAGTCAAGTGCGTCAAAGAAGGAGGTCTTGCCGAGGCCGTTTTGTCCATAAAAGACGACCACATCCGCATCAACATCGAATTCTTGCCTCTTCCTGTAGGCACGGAATGCCTCGATTTCCACACTTCTGATTCGCGTGCGTTCTGTGGGTTGGACTTGGTGCTGCACATCGGGGTCAACGCCAGTACCGATGGCGGGTAGCAGCTCTTTTCCTGTGAGCAGCTGATCCACAATACGGTTTGCGGAGTACTCTAGGGGAACGATGATCTGGCGAGCAAGCTGAGCACTTACGTTCAGATTCTGCAGGAGCGTTTGCGCCGAGGGTGGCCGCAGGACACTACCTGCACGGCCTTCTTGGAGCGGCAGGAACGGCAACCGTAGAAGTTCTCGCACGAGTTCAGCTTGGTCGCGATGTAACCAGACAACGTATTTCCGGCAGAAATAGACATCTGTTTCTATCGAGCTGAAGAATGCATCATGGGTGGATTCAGGTTCTGATCGGCAGACGACAAAGGACAGATTCCGTTCTTTCCAAGCAGTATGCTTCTGGCGGTAGAGACGCTTGAATGAGTCATACGCGGAAGCGAATGCAGGCTCTGGTGTGCCGTTCACGACGGCAAACCCGACTGAATCGCCGGGAGTTTCCAGCACGAGCAACGGGTAGTCACCGCCTTGCGGCACTATGACTTCAGGGCTCCGCCCCTCAAGGAGGTTCCCGAGTGCTGCCTTGAGTCTGCTATATGATTCGTCGAAGTCTTGGGAGAATGCCATCGAGATACCCTTTTAAAGTGCTGCTGTCCGCCGCATTGCGACAGTTGGTTATCAATGTTTGATAGTCGAGGAATGCCAAACCTCCCTCGCCAGCGGTTTCGTAAAATCTCAAGTATTCCTCAGGCGTCGGGATGAGGTTATAATGATCGTTGGCTATCACCAGAACCGGATCTGTTCCCTGATTTGGAATGTGCTTGTCGTAATGAAGACGACAATCCTGATGGGTATCACCACGGATGGCAACGACTTGAACGAAGCCTTCATCGTCTTGCACTGCGCCATGCAGTACAGCGCTTTCAAACTCCAAACTATACGCCAGTCCGAG
The Candidatus Zixiibacteriota bacterium DNA segment above includes these coding regions:
- a CDS encoding ATP-binding protein, translating into MAFSQDFDESYSRLKAALGNLLEGRSPEVIVPQGGDYPLLVLETPGDSVGFAVVNGTPEPAFASAYDSFKRLYRQKHTAWKERNLSFVVCRSEPESTHDAFFSSIETDVYFCRKYVVWLHRDQAELVRELLRLPFLPLQEGRAGSVLRPPSAQTLLQNLNVSAQLARQIIVPLEYSANRIVDQLLTGKELLPAIGTGVDPDVQHQVQPTERTRIRSVEIEAFRAYRKRQEFDVDADVVVFYGQNGLGKTSFFDALDYVCTGRIGRLCRRRISQNDFMDLARHLGSSVSEGFRVYAGQPGGYGLLSAT